The Rattus rattus isolate New Zealand chromosome 1, Rrattus_CSIRO_v1, whole genome shotgun sequence genome includes a region encoding these proteins:
- the LOC116908820 gene encoding lys-63-specific deubiquitinase BRCC36-like: MAVRTLQTVQAVHLESDAFLVCLNHALSTEKEEVMGLCIGQLNDHGRSDSKLAYAGAETGPIAKKMDAIRIVHIHSVIILRRSDKTKDRVEISPEQLSAASIEAERLAEQTGRPMRVVGWYHSHPHITVWPSHVDVRTQAMYQMMDRSFVGLIFACFIEDKPTKIGRVLYTCFQSVQASKSSEYERLEIPIHIVPHATIGKVCLRSAVELPGILCQEEQDAYRKIHGLTHLDSVTKIHNGSVFTKHLCSQMSAVCGPLLQWLEDRLQQNQQRLQELKQEKEDLMEELSSLE, encoded by the coding sequence ATGGCGGTTCGGACGCTGCAGACAGTGCAGGCAGTTCACCTTGAGTCAGATGCTTTCCTGGTTTGTCTCAATCACGCTCTGagcacagagaaggaggaggtgatGGGTCTGTGTATAGGGCAGTTGAATGATCATGGGAGGAGTGATTCCAAGCTTGCGTACGCCGGAGCTGAAACGGGCCCAATTGCGAAAAAGATGGATGCCATCAGAATTGTTCACATTCATTCTGTTATTATCTTGCGACGTTCTGATAAGACAAAGGACCGAGTAGAAATTTCTCCGGAGCAACTGTCTGCAGCCTCAATAGAGGCGGAAAGGCTAGCTGAGCAGACAGGCCGCCCAATGAGAGTTGTCGGCTGGTACCATTCCCACCCTCACATAACCGTTTGGCCTTCTCATGTCGATGTCCGTACACAAGCCATGTACCAGATGATGGATCGAAGCTTTGTAGGACTGATTTTTGCTTGTTTCATAGAAGACAAACCCACAAAGATTGGCCGTGTACTCTATACCTGCTTCCAGTCTGTACAAGCGTCAAAGAGTTCAGAATATGAGAGACTTGAAATCCCAATCCATATTGTGCCTCACGCCACCATTGGGAAAGTGTGCCTCAGGTCAGCAGTCGAGCTGCCAGGGATCCTATGTCAGGAAGAACAAGATGCCTATAGGAAGATTCACGGCCTTACACATCTGGACTCAGTAACCAAGATCCATAATGGCTCTGTATTCACCAAACATCTGTGCAGTCAGATGTCTGCGGTCTGTGGGCCTCTCCTACAGTGGTTGGAGGACAGACTGCAGCAAAATCAGCAGCGTTTGCAGGAgttgaaacaagaaaaagaagacctTATGGAAGAGCTGTCTTCCCTAgaataa